One genomic region from Bacillus sp. SLBN-46 encodes:
- the dapA gene encoding 4-hydroxy-tetrahydrodipicolinate synthase has translation MNFGQVLTAMVTPFDQQGEINYFATKELINYLIANGSDGLVIAGTTGESPTLTTEEKVDLFKFVVDVVDSRVPVIAGTGSNNTRASISLTKQAEDAGVDGIMLVAPYYNKPSQEGLYQHFKAIAESTSLPVMLYNIPGRSVVNMTVETIVRLSKITNIVAVKEASGNLDAMSDIISQTPSDFTLYSGDDGLTLPVLAIGGTGVVSVASHIIGNEMQEMINNFKNGNLKEAATAHRNLLPVMRALFAAPSPSPVKAALKMMGVSVGGVRLPLVPLTDGEQQTLQNSLPINLLKVHS, from the coding sequence ATGAATTTTGGCCAAGTTTTAACCGCTATGGTTACGCCGTTTGATCAACAGGGGGAAATTAATTATTTTGCAACAAAAGAACTTATTAATTATTTAATTGCGAATGGTTCCGACGGGTTGGTAATTGCTGGAACAACAGGTGAATCTCCCACATTAACAACTGAAGAAAAAGTGGACCTATTTAAATTTGTAGTAGATGTTGTTGATAGCAGAGTTCCTGTCATAGCAGGAACTGGATCCAATAATACAAGAGCTTCTATTAGCTTAACAAAGCAAGCTGAGGATGCTGGAGTAGACGGAATTATGCTGGTTGCTCCCTACTACAATAAACCATCTCAAGAAGGATTATATCAACACTTTAAAGCAATCGCCGAATCTACATCACTCCCAGTCATGCTATATAATATCCCAGGACGAAGTGTGGTTAATATGACTGTCGAAACAATCGTCCGTTTATCCAAGATTACTAATATTGTTGCTGTCAAAGAAGCTAGTGGGAACCTTGATGCCATGTCCGACATTATTAGCCAAACTCCTAGTGACTTTACACTTTATAGTGGAGATGACGGATTAACATTACCTGTACTTGCGATTGGTGGAACGGGAGTTGTCTCTGTTGCTTCTCATATCATTGGAAATGAAATGCAAGAGATGATCAATAATTTTAAAAATGGTAATCTTAAGGAGGCAGCAACGGCACATCGTAACCTCCTTCCAGTAATGAGAGCATTGTTTGCAGCACCAAGTCCATCACCGGTAAAAGCAGCCTTAAAAATGATGGGAGTTTCAGTGGGTGGTGTCCGTTTACCACTTGTCCCATTAACTGATGGAGAACAACAGACATTACAGAATAGCCTCCCAATCAATTTACTAAAGGTACACAGTTAG
- a CDS encoding GNAT family N-acetyltransferase, translating into MNEQFAKEVLGWKYDQPYDFYDNELTNESLQELLNGSYYAVVNAENKLIGFFCVGESAQVPAGHQFGVYVDGYIDFGLGMHPGETGKGNGNEYCTFILDLIKEKYKNFPIRLTVANFNKRAIHLYEKMGFVKSKEFNSNNYSFSIMDKA; encoded by the coding sequence ATGAATGAACAATTTGCTAAAGAAGTATTAGGTTGGAAATATGACCAGCCATATGATTTTTATGATAATGAATTAACAAATGAGTCCCTGCAAGAATTATTGAATGGCAGTTATTATGCCGTAGTTAACGCTGAAAATAAATTAATAGGTTTTTTTTGCGTGGGAGAGTCTGCCCAGGTTCCAGCAGGCCACCAGTTTGGAGTCTACGTTGATGGTTATATTGATTTTGGACTTGGAATGCATCCCGGAGAAACAGGAAAAGGAAATGGCAATGAATACTGTACATTTATCCTTGACTTAATCAAAGAAAAATATAAAAACTTTCCTATCCGTTTAACTGTGGCCAACTTTAATAAAAGGGCCATTCATCTTTATGAAAAAATGGGATTTGTTAAGAGTAAAGAATTTAATTCAAATAATTATTCCTTTTCAATAATGGATAAAGCATGA
- a CDS encoding ring-cleaving dioxygenase: MNGLKGIHHVTAITSSAEKNYDFFTYVLGMRLVKKTVNQDDIQTYHLFFADDKGSPGTDMTFFDFPGIPKGVHGTNEISKTSFRVPNDKAIVYWAKRFDRLNVKHSGIKEFFGKKTLSFVDFDDQQYQLISDEKNKGVASGTPWQKGPIPLEYAITGLGPIFVRVANFDYFKEMMEKVLLFKEIAQEEAFHLFEVGEGGNGAQVVVEYNAVLPPSQQGFGTVHHAAFRVEDRTVLEEWMTRIEGFGFGTSGFVDRYFFGSLYVRVAPQILFEFATDGPGFMGDEPYETLGEKLSLPPFLETKRGQIEKMVRPIDTVRSTKELEKEYN, encoded by the coding sequence ATGAATGGATTAAAAGGCATTCACCATGTTACAGCTATTACAAGTAGTGCAGAAAAGAATTACGACTTTTTCACCTATGTTTTAGGAATGCGTTTAGTAAAGAAAACAGTCAATCAAGATGATATTCAGACCTACCATTTATTTTTTGCCGATGATAAGGGCAGCCCAGGTACTGATATGACATTCTTTGATTTCCCAGGTATTCCAAAAGGAGTGCACGGGACGAATGAGATATCAAAAACCTCCTTCCGAGTACCTAATGATAAAGCGATAGTGTATTGGGCGAAACGATTTGACCGTTTAAATGTGAAGCACTCAGGAATAAAGGAGTTTTTTGGTAAGAAAACTTTATCCTTTGTAGATTTCGATGACCAACAATACCAATTAATTTCCGATGAAAAAAATAAAGGAGTTGCCAGCGGCACACCTTGGCAAAAGGGTCCGATCCCTTTAGAATACGCCATCACTGGATTGGGACCCATCTTTGTTCGTGTAGCCAATTTCGATTACTTTAAAGAAATGATGGAAAAAGTTCTTTTGTTTAAAGAAATTGCACAAGAGGAAGCTTTTCATTTATTTGAAGTAGGAGAAGGCGGTAACGGTGCCCAAGTGGTTGTGGAATACAATGCAGTACTGCCCCCATCCCAACAAGGCTTTGGTACTGTCCATCATGCAGCATTTCGTGTGGAGGATCGTACGGTTTTAGAAGAATGGATGACTCGGATTGAAGGCTTCGGTTTTGGTACCTCTGGTTTTGTTGACCGCTACTTTTTTGGTTCATTATATGTAAGAGTAGCCCCTCAAATCTTATTTGAGTTCGCTACAGATGGTCCTGGATTTATGGGGGATGAGCCCTATGAAACACTCGGTGAAAAACTATCTTTGCCTCCATTCTTAGAAACAAAACGTGGTCAAATTGAAAAAATGGTTCGTCCAATTGATACAGTTAGAAGCACAAAAGAATTAGAGAAAGAATATAATTAA